The genomic stretch TTACTTTGCCCACACCGTGAAATTTCTCTACGGCAAGTTTTTCCATAAAAGCTTCAATCCTGGACGGACCGATAAAAGTCAGTCCGTCGGGTTTGTTCATATCCGAAGCAATCTTTGCAACAAACTTATTAATCGAGACGCCTGCCGATGCCGTAAGATGGAGTTCTTCTTTAATTGCCTGTTTAATCAGCCTGGCGATGTCCATCGCGTAACCGATGTTTTGTTTATCATTGGTTACGTCCAAATATGCTTCATCCAAAGACAGAGGTTCGATAATATCGGTATAGCGATGAAAAATTTCATGGATATGTTTGGAGACTGCTTTGTATGCATCAAATCTCGGATAAACAAAGATGGCTTCGGAACAAAGGCGTTGCGCCGTTTTGGACGGCATTGCCGAGCGCACCCCGAATTTTCGCGCTTCGTAAGAAGCCGTAGCCACCACGCCTCCCCGACCTTCGGGCGAGCCGCCGACAATCAGAGGTTTGCCGCGATACTCGGGGAAATCGCGTTGCTCCACAGAGGCATAAAATGCGTCCATATCGATATGGATTATCTTTCTATACTCTTTATCGGGCAATTGTTATGTTCGATTTAAAAAGTAAAATTAATTAAGACATGGCACATTCTTTGGTTTAGTGTATAACAAGAGCAGTTTAAATTTTTCTCATAAGCAGTTAGTTTTGGTTGCGACCCCTATTTTCATAGGGGTTTATTTTTTTGCGTACTTCCCAAAACAAACCATCCGATATTTCAACCGCAGGTTACCATCCGGTTAAAGCGTTTTTCTTTGCAGCTTTCTTTTGTGGCGTTTGTAAAAAGGAAGCGGAAAATCCCTTTCTGAAATCCAAGACAAATACGGCCAGGGAATAAAAACCTTAGAAGATTAAAATAAATCATAGTATCAAAAAAACGATAAATATAGTTACGGCAGCAAATTACAAAGTGGCGGAAGTACAGTTAACCTATTTTAGAACATGAAATGGTACGAATGAAGAACGACCTGAATTTACAGTATTGATACATCAAGAAGTATAAAAAAAGACTTTGAGAAAAGCTCTTTTTACATTTTAAGCAGCAGGAAACCGCCGATACTGCCTATCAGTATAATCACAACAGTGCTTAATTTCTTCCAAAAAAGCATTAAGGCGAGGCATACCCCCATAATTACGGCTTCGTGCCAATCCTGCATGGACAACCTGAACAAATGATACCCGACCACGGCAATGATAGAAACAGAGGCGGCACTCAATCCATCCAGGAAGAGTCGCAACTTTTGGCTTTTCCTTGCCGATGATAGTACCCTGTGCAGGAAAAAGGAAATGAAAAACGACGGCAGAAAAATACCCGCGGTTGCAAGTATGCCCCCGGTTGTTCCGTTAATCAGATATCCCGCAAACGTGGCACTCGACAATATTGGACCCGGCGTAATCTGCCCTACGGCAATCGCATCGGTCAATTGCTGATGCGTCAGCCAATGGTTTTTGCGCACCAAAGCCTCATCCATATAGGCAAAAAGCACATAACCGCTGCCATACAGTACGGCTCCGATTTTTAAGAAAATAAGAAAGAGCTTGTTATCCGAAAATTTGTTGCTGATTTCCAGTAATACGGGTGTGTAAAGTATTCCGGTAAATACATTCAGCTTGTTTTTTGACGTATATACAAGGTAATTTATCAGCCCTGCGCCAAGTATCAAAAGCACTTCATTCATTCCGTACAGGGAAGCCGCGAATACCATAAGGCACAATACAATAAGAACCGTGTTGTTTTTTAAAGTCTTATCCCAAAGACGGAAGACCGTTCCGATAACCAATGCAGTAGTGGCAGGTCTGATGCCGTAAATAAAACTCTGGACGTCGGGCAAGGCGCTGTATCGTTTGTAAAAATAGCCGAACAGCAGGCATATCAGCATAGCAGGAAATATATAGCAAATCCCCGCTACAACCAATCCTAAACGACCGCTCCGTTCTTTCCCGCAGTGCATCACAATTTCAACTGCATTCGGACCCGGTATGATGTAAGAAGTACTTAATACATCCATAAAATGTTTGTGGTCTATCCATTTACGCCTGACCACCATTTCATTTTCTATGGTAGCCACCATTCCCGCAATACCGCCAAAGCCTATCGTTCCCAATTTAAAACAGGAAACGGCAATCTGCCCTAACTTTTTGGCGGTGCTTTCAACAGCTTGTTCCTCATTGTCTATCTGCATATCATCCGGTTAATATGGAAAGAGCTAAATTACAATAAATCATATTGCTTTAAAACAGCTTACCGGCGACGGATTGTGCAGCGATAACCGCGCCTTCCATATAGCCCGAAAATTCCGTAGCGGTTTCTGTTCCCGAAATGAACCATTTTGCTCAACACCGCCATTAAACAAAAAACAGTTCTTTCGATTGACTGCAACGTTTAAAGAGTAGTCCATATATTAAGGATCAAGTCCGTATTAAGCCCGTATCAAATCCGTATCAGATGCGTATTATTTCCGTAGATAATTAACAGGTACCTGCAACCTACAAGCGATGTAAGGAAAGGATACTTTAAAGATTTCTGCATACGGTAAAGCGCGCCTGTACAACTCATTCTTACACTCGCGCTGTGTATGACGCCTACGCTCGCCGATACCCGTTTTCGTAACATAACAAAGACTTTCGCATATTGATTTATAAGTCCACTTCGGTTTCCTTTGTCCTTTAAATAATTTTCCTATAACTTGACACTGAAAATTGGTTGTCAACAGATAACCTTTTTGCATAAACTATCTTCTGCCAATGTTCTTTCTTTTGTTCTGTTCTTAATAAATTTTTATCCGCATAATCTTTTTTGCACAAGTAACTTAAACAAGCTCTTAATGATTATAAGAGACCATATTATTTTCTGTTTAAAAAATAACGCAATCGTTTCTTTTAATAATTATTCCTCAATAGATTTATCTTGAGTGCTTAACCGATATATTTTTATGAAATGAGCCATAAGAACTTCGCATACCCAAAGCGATGATTATTTATGGCGAAACGGAGTTCGGCGAAGCTAATTCCATGTGGCAAATAAAAAATAATAAAATAAGCACATGAAAAAAACTATCTCAAGTATCATAGTAATCTTTCTTCTTTTTCAAAATTCTTTTGCACAACAAAAGAAAGAAATTGTCTTGTTGCATGGGGCGCATCGCGTTGGTAAAAGAGCCGATAGCTTGATGCAGCGCTGGCGCGATTACGGGCTTGGCGAGTTTATTCATTTTGGTTTATATTCCATACTCGGCGGCGATTGGAAAGGCGAGCATTATACCGGCGCATCAGAATGGATTCGCTCTTGGGATAAAGTTGATAAAGCCGAGTATGATTCTTTGTACAAGCAATTCAATCCAACGAATTTTAATGCTGCGCAATGGGCTGCGATGGCGAAACAAATGGGTGCGAGATATGTAACTATTACTACGAAACATCACGATGGATTTTGTTTATGGCAAAGTAAATACACGCATTTCACGGTTGCCAATTCGCCTTACAAAAGAGATATTATCGGTCCGCTGGTAGATGCGTACAACAAGCAAGGCATTGATGTTTACTTATATTTTTCTATCATGGATTGGAGCAATCCTGATTGGCGATATGATTTAACAAATACTGGCGATTCCGCAGCGTTCAATCGTTTCAAAATATTTACCAAAAATCAACTCACGGAATTGCTCACATTATATCCATCCATTAAGGGTTTATGGTTCGACGGAACCTGGGACAAGAGCTGGCAAAAAAGTGGCGCGTTTACCGATTCGCTGGAACAATATTTAAAACAATTGCATCCCGGTTTAATTATCGGAAGCCGCTTACGTGCAGATGATTTCGGCAACAGACATTTTGACGCAAACGGTCATCTCATGGGCGATTACGAGCAAGGCTGGGAAAGAAAATATCCGGCAACTTTTGCAGACACACACGGCAATGATTGGGATTGTATTATGACGATTCCCGAAAACGGTTGGGGCTATCAAAAGCAATGGCTCGGGCATTGGAAAACAGCGTATGAGCTGGAAGAAATTCTGGCGAATTGCAATTCATTAGATGGGAATCTGGTAATTAATTTCGGACCGAAAGGCGATGGCACTTTTCGTAAAAAAGAAACAGATGAAGCAAAAGAAATAGGCGATTGGATGAAACTTAATCATGAAGCAATCTATAATGTACATTACGCAAACTGGAAGAAACAGGATTGGGGTTATTACACCGAAAGCAAAGACAACTCAAAAGTATACATGATTGTTTTTAACGTGCCTATTTCGCATAATTTAAAAATTCTGCCGGCGAAAAATATACAGGTTAAAAACGCAACATTTTTATCCGATAAAAAAAGATTGAATATAGAAAAGTCGGATAACGGCGTATCGCAAATTGCCCTGCCAAACGAAACTTTTAATCAGCCGTTTGTAATTGTACTGGACCTAACAAAAGGTAAGACCGAAAAGGAAGAAAAGAATAATCATATATAAGAGAGATTGCTGCGTGCACGCCGAAAAACCTACTAATCTTTAACTTTTTTTCGAGAATACATTAAGTGAAATTGACAAAATGGATTTGGAAATTAGAATTGCTAATAAAACACAATTTCAACTTTATAACGACTGTATTACGTAAAATGAAAGTCTTGTAAACTTTTTTACAGGGCTTTTACCTCTTTAATTTTTTAATGCAAACTTCAGTTCGTTCCTGTAATGCAAAGGCGTTTTTCCGGACATCTCTTTAAATTTTTTTGTGAAATGACTGTAGTTATTAAAACCGCACTCATAACAAATATCCGAAACACCCATATTACTTTCGTGTAATAATTTGGCAGCATGTACCAGACGGTATTCGGTAAGAAATTGCACAAATGTTTTATTGGTAATTTTTTTGAAATACTTGCAAAATGCCGTGGGCGTCATATTGATATGGTTAGACATTTCATCAAGGCTCATTTGCCCTTTGAAGTTTTCTTTTACAAAATTGAATACCCTATTAATTCTGTCGTGGTCTTCGACTTTTGCCTCAAGCATGAAATGACTTGCATTCAGCATTGTATAATTATCGGTTGCTGCCGCCATCTCCCTGAAAATATCCAGCAAAGTCAATAACCGGCTGCAACTGTCTTGCAGTGCTATCGATTCCATTTTTGCGCCAATATCGCGTTTCGTCTGCCCGTGAAAAATAATACCGCCTTTTGCCTTTTCAAACAACATTTTTACATTGTACATTTCAGGTATATCAAAAAATCCTGCGCCAAAAGCTTCGGGCTTCCATTGTATTACGGTTTCCTGCTGGTCGCTCTTCAGCGCGCCGGTAAATCCGCAATGCGGAAGATTAGAGCCAATCAATATCAGGTCGCCGTTACGATAGTGAGATAGATGACTTCCTATTTGCCTTTTGCCGGCGCCACTGTTTACATATACCAATTCCAACTCCGGATGGTAATGCCAAAGCGATTCATAATTATTCAGCCGCTTTTCATCGTACCGCTTATATAAAAATGAAGTTCCGAAAGTTGGTTCTATACTTTCAAATATCGGGCTGAAAGAAGTTTTTGCTCCCATAAACTAACATTTATATGTGTAATATTGATTCAAATATTTGCAAAACTAACGATTATTGAGCAAAATAATACACATTTTGGATTATATTCTTGTTTTATAGACTGTTTTACTAATCTACTTTTGTGGTGCTAAATCAGGAATCTATTTAATCATTAAATAAAAATTTTTATGAAAAAGTCATTTATCAACTTAATCGGTGCAGCAGTATTTGTACTTTCTGCATCATTTGCAAAGGCTGCAACAGAATTTAATGTTAGTCTGGCAAATAGCGAAACTGTTAAAATTGAAGTAAACAACTCGGAAAAAAATGTTTCTATTTCCGTAACAGACGAAAGTGGTTCCGTACTTTACCAATACGATAATGTAGCTGCAGGTGCGAAAGGATTCAACTTCAGCACCGTGCCCGATGGTCGTTATTTCATCAAAATGGAAAACGACAGAACTATCGAAACTACACTTGTAACCAAAGTGAACCATGCGTTGAAGATTTCTAAGAACTATGATTTTGTGGCAAAGCCGCTGTTCCAGAAAAAAGGCAAAAATAAACTGAATCTTTATTTTGTAAACCTGAATAATTCAAATGTAGAGGTAGATGTTTACGACAAAGACCGCACATTAATAAATTCTTTTACTTCCAATGATGCAGTAATCGAGAAAAGTCTTGACTTCTCTAAAGTACTTCAGGGGAACTATGAAATAGTGCTTTCGACAGATAAAGGAGACAATATTTTCTCCAAGAGTTTTGTGAATGAGTAACTTTGGTTTAGATTTTTAACCGAAAAAGCCGCTACGTTTTATGTATGTATGCGGCTTTTTCGGTTTTGATTGAAATTCTTTTTTATCCGTCGATGTCATATTCTTTCAGCTTGCGATACAAAGTGCGCTCGCTGATGCCTAAATCATAAGCTGCATCTTTGCGTTTGCCGCGATGTTTTTTCAGCGCTTTTTCAATCAGCTCTTTTTCTTTCTCCATAATATTGAGTGTTTCTTCCACTTCTTCGTGTGGCTGAATATCGTTTCCGCGATTCGCCGAAAGTATGACCGGTTGCTGGTTTGTACTTGCAACTGTAGGCAGATTTGTATTGGAAAAATATGGCTGAATGCTTTTTTCTTCGTTTTGTCCGTTAAAACTATTCAGCAATTTTTCTTTTGTAAAATCATTCATCGAAGCGGCAAGCGATGGATTTTGCAATAATTCAAAAAACATCTTTTTTAGTTCTGTTACATCTTTTTTCATGTCGAAAAAGAGCTTGTACAAAATTTCTCTTTCGTTTGCAAAGTCGCCACTCGTGTGCTTTTGCGAAGAAAGTACGGGCAAACGGCTTTCGTTGTATTCAGGCAAAAACTGTTGCAGTTCATTTGCAGTTAGGATTGTAGAGGTACTTAAAACGGAGATTTGCTCCGCAATATTTTTTAGTTCGCGCACATTGCCGGGCCAAGGATAATTGGTCAACAATTGTTTTGCACCTTCGTCTAATTGCAAAGCCTGCTTCCTGTATTTTTCGGCGAAGTCCGTTACAAATTTTCTGAACAATAAAACAATATCGTCTTTCCTGTCTTTCAGCGCCGGAACTCTGATAGGAACTGTGCTCAAACGATAATACAAATCTTCACGGAACTTCCCTGCCTGCGTAAAATCATATAAATCGCGGTTGGTCGCAGCAATCACGCGCACATCGGTTTTCTGCACTTTGGACGAACCTACACGAATGTATTCGCCCGTTTCCAATACGCGCAGCAAACGCGCCTGCGTGCCTAAGGGCATTTCGCCTATTTCATCTAAAAAAATAGTGCCGCCGTTCACTGTTTCAAAATATCCTTTGCGACTATCAACTGCGCCTGTGAACGAACCTTTTTCGTGTCCAAACAATTCGCTGTCAATCGTTCCTTCGGGGATGGCGCCGCAGTTCACGGCAATAAACTGATTGTGCTTGCGTGCGGAAAGCGAATGAATGATTTGCGAAAATGCTTCTTTGCCCACGCCGCTTTCGCCCACAATCAAAACGCTCAAATCGGTGTTAGCAACCTGCATCGCCACGTTCAACGCATGATTGAGCGCAGGCGAATTGCCGATAATATTAAAGCGGTTTTTTACGGTTTGTAAATCCATAATTATTTTAGGTATATTGATAGAACGCTGATAAATTATGATTGTTATGATTTGTAATCTTATCTTAAAGCATCATAAAAAATCTGCGTTCCATAAAATTTTAAACTATTTCTCCAAACAGTGTCGCCTGGCTGCATCCTGTAATTTTTACAGTTGCATAGCTACCTTTTTGAAAATCATAATTTCTTTTCGGGAAAATCACAACTTTGTTTTGTGAATTGCGGCTCATCCAAGCGTCGGCGCTTTTTTTGCTTTGTCCTTCAATCAATACTTTAAAAGTTTTGCCTACATCTTTCTGATTGCTTTCAAGGGAAAGCCGGTTTTGTAAATCAACAATTTCCTGCAAGCGGCGTTTTTTTATTTCCAAAGGTACATCATCCTGAAACCTGCGTGCAGCCAGTGTTCCGGGACGTTCACTGTAAAAAAACATATAAGAATAATCGTATTTACTATATTCCATAATGGACAACGTATCGCGATGTTCTTCTTCCGTTTCCGTACAAAAGCCCGCAATCATATCGCTGCTGATGGCACAGTCGGGAATTATTTTTTTGATTTGGTCAACCTTTGCCATATACCATTCGCGTGTGTAAGTCCGGTTCATTAATTGCAAAATTCTTGTGTTGCCGCTCTGTACAGGAAGATGAATGTAGTTGCAAATATTTTCGTATTTCGCTATCGTATGCAACACATCTTCCGTAATATCTTTCGGATGCGAAGTACTGAAACGCACGCGTAGCAACGGATTCACGAGAGCGACTAACTCTAATAACTTTGCAAATGTTATAATCTCATTCGTTGTTTCATTGACAAAATAATAACTGTCCACATTTTGCCCTAATAAAGTTACTTCTCTGAAACCACGATTAAACAAGTCCTGTGCTTCTGCGACAATGGACTGTGCATCGCGGCTGCGTTCACGCCCGCGCGTGAAAGGAACTACGCAAAAGCTGCACATATTGTTGCAACCACGCATGATGGAAATGAATGCCGTAACGCCGTTGCTGTTCAATCGCACGGGCGAAATATCGGCATAAGTTTCATCTCTGCTTAATAAAACGTTTACGGCTTTTTGTCCGGTTTCGGCTTCTTCGACCAACGCGGGAAGTGTGCGATAAGCATCAGGTCCTACGACCAAATCGACCAATTTTTCTTCCTCCAGAAATTTCGATTTTAATCTTTCGGCCATGCAGCCGAGTACGCCTACAAGTGTGCCGGGTTTTGTTTGTTTTATTTTGCGAAATTCCGTCAAACGCTTACGCACCGTGAGCTCCGCTTTCTCACGAATGGAGCAGGTGTTTACAAAAATCAAATCGGCTTCTTCGCAGTTGCGCGTTGCGCCAAAACCTTCTTTGTTGAGGATAGACGCAACAATTTCGCTGTCGCTGAAATTCATCTGACAGCCGTAACTTTCTATATAAAATTTCTTTTTATATACATTCTCATCGTGCGCAAAAGGAGCATAAGCTTCACCCTGCCGCGCTTCGTTGATTTCTTTCTTTTCTAATTGTAATGCTTCCATCAAAAAAATTATTAAGATTGCAAAATTAAATAAAAATAACAGCAACGTCAGATTGACAGGCAATTATTAAAATTTTAGCTTTTTAAAATTAGCGATTGTTCTTAATTTTAATTTTTTGAAACATCTTTAAATTAAATAATTCCATAGCTGAAATTATAAAAACTTATTTTTCAAGTTGAGAAAATTTAATAAGCATTTATATTTATTGTTTATTCTGTTCTTTGCATTGTGCTCTGCACATGCGCAGGACAATATTCCGGTTCGTTCGCTTCCTTCAGAAATTTTTGTTACGGTTCAGAAAGCATCAAAGGATACTATCAAATGGCGTTGGAAACGTGGCGGAACGGGCAATCTCAATTTGTCGCAAAGTTCGCAGAGAGACTGGGCGGCAGGCGGCGATAATTTTGCCATGTCCATCAATACATACGTCAATGCTTTTCTGTATTACCGGAAAAATAAAAACACCTGGGATAATAATCTCGATTTCAATTTCGGTTATATGCAGGCAACTTCTACCGGTGGCAGGAAAAACGACGACAGGATTGCGGTCACTACCAAATACGGCTACAAAATAGACAGTTCGGGAAAATTACTTGCCTCCTTTTTGGTCAATGGCAGGTCGCAGCTTTTTGACGGACGACAATATTTTACCAAAGACAGTTCGCAGTTAATATCTTCATTTCTTTCTCCGGCATACGGCGTTACATCTGCAGGTTTGGACTATCAGCCGGATAATGCACTTTCTATTTTTGCATCTCCTTTGACAGCGAGACTTACCGTTGTGCTTAAAGAAAGTCTGGCGCAGAAAAATTTATACGGCATTGGCACGCACCGCTATAAGGTGGCGCCGGGCGCTTTCGTTGCCATTAATTACAACAAGGAGATTATGAAGAATATTAATTATAAAGCCAATCTTAACTTATTCTCCGACTACACCCACAACGCGCAGGATGTGGATATGGATATGAGTAATTATATCAATTTCAAAATCAATAAATATATATCTGCAACATATAGCCTCAACCTGATGTATGATGATGATATAAAACTCTTCGGTCCAAACAGCAACAGTCCCGGTTTGCAATTGCAAAGCCAAATCGGAATAGGATTTTCCATGCCGTTTAAAACAGGCTACACAAGAATCAGCATGTAAAAAACGTTATAGTATTTTTGCATTAATATTTTCAGATAAAACCTGTTACATGCAAGCAGCCATTTACGGAAGAATTTTGCCCGAAGCATACGGCAATGATGTATTGTCATTGCTGACGGAATTGAATAATCATCAAATTCAATTATGCTTATTCAAAACTTTGTATGAGCAATATCCGCAAATAACTTCTTTATTTCCCGGCGTGAAAATTTTTGACTCGGCAGAAGATTTGCCTAAAGACATTGACTTTTTGATAAGCCTTGGCGGAGATGGAACTATCCTGGACACTGTTTCTTTGGTTCAAAGTAAAAACATTCCCATTCTCGGTGTGAATTTCGGCAGGTTGGGTTTTCTTACCGGCACAAGTAAAGAGAGCTTCTCAGAGGTACTGAACGATTTGCTCAACAGGAATTATATCATTGACAAAAGAACATTGTTGCACCTGGATGCAAGCATTCCCTTGTTTGCCGATGCGCCGTTTGCGCTGAACGATTTTACGATTGGCAAACGCGACATTGACCCAATGGTGCAAGTGCACACTTTCCTGAACGGAGAATTTATTAATTCATATTTTGCAGACGGTTTGATTGTAGCAACCCCGACAGGCTCAACAGGCTACAACATGAGTTGTAACGGACCAATTTTGTTTCCCGATTCTGCAAGCTTTGTCATTACACCCATTGCGCCACACCACTTGAACACAAGACCGCTGATTGTGCCCGACGACAGTGTAATTTCTTTTGAAATAAGCAGTCGCTCCGATGATATTCTTTGCACCTTAGATGCCCGGCGCGAAATTGTAAGTAAAAATATTCAGCTTGCCGTGCGAAAAGAAAGCTTTACCATAAAGCTCATCCGGTTTAAGGAAAATACTTTTCTTTCTACGCTGCGCAATAAACTTTCATGGGGATTCGATAAAAGAAATTAAGATGATATATAAAAAATATTGCCTTTTGTTGTTGGGGATTTTTTCTGTTTGCAATTTGTTGCAGGCGCAATATCAAAGTTATCAGGCCAAAGGCGAATTAGGCATTGGCGTTGGCAGTTCCACTTATTTCGGCGATTTGAATCCTTCGGGCAAAGTAACACCCATACATTATTCTGCAGGCGCATTTTATCAAAAATACTTCAGCAATTATATCGGCGTAAGATTATCTGCGAATTACATTCATCTGCATGCTTCCGATGCCGACAGTAAAAATATTGCATACAAAACGCGCAACCTGAATTTCTCCAATAATATGCTGGAAATGTCGCTAACGGGCAGCTTCAACTTTTTCAATTATGCACCGGGTTTTTCCGGGCACAATTTTACTCCGTATGTTTCACTCGGCATTGGTACGGTATATTCAAATCCTTACACTTTTGATGATGAAGGGAAAAAGGTTTATTTGCGCTCGCTCGGTACGGAAGGACAAAAAAGTACAACTTCTCACGACGGAAAAAAGTATGGTCCATTTGCAATGGTGTTTCCACTTTCGGTCGGCGTGAGACAGGCTTTAAGCCAAAGAATAAATTTGTTTGCCGAAGTCGGCTACCGTTTTACAACTACAGATTATCTTGATGACGCAAGTACGACTTATGCCGGGGCAAGTGCTTTTGATGCTGCAAACTACAAAGGCTCCCCAACACAAGCCTCCATTGCAAAGCAATTGCAGGACAGAAGTCAAAATCAATCTTTAGGGATAAAAGGCTGGCAGCGTGGTAATAGCGCCGTAAAAGATAGTTATTTGCTTATGCAAATAGGCATATCTTATAACTTCAGCAACTGTAATTGTCCGGGCGTATTTTAAGAAAAATTATTTTTCAATTTTCAGATACATCAAATTTGTTCTGTAAGGTCGCGTTGGCGTGAACACATCGTTTATAATAAAGAATCCCTTTTTATACAAAGCAAGTCCTTCCCAGTTATAAGCCCAATATTCTTTCGGCAAGGCGGTCAGTGTCTTCCATGTAACATGTTGCTTGTGAAATTTTATATCTACCAGTCTGCAATAACTTCTGTAACCCGAAGAATCGCGCGTTAAAGTATAATTTGCATTATCGTTTTTAGGTACACGATACACAGCGTCGCCGCCGCCTCCTTTGTAAAAATAATTAATGCCGGTCAAGTGATTTCGCTTGCAGGACTTTGTTATATCAGTAATTCTGAAAGGCATTTTTTCAAGAGAGATTTTTTGTAAAGAAGATTCTTGCAAAGATGTATCAACGCTTATGACATTGTTTTCCTTGTCAAAGTAATTATACTCAAAAAAAGCATACAGTCTATTGCCGGTTAATTCCAAAGATTCAAAACCAGCATTATAAACATTTTTGCCCGCCGTATCTTTCGGTTTCGCGAGCCGCAGCATTTTTGTTGTGTCCATATAAATATCGTTGCCAACAAAATATCCTTTTAATAAATAACAATAATCCGAAGGCGTTGCGGTTTCTACCGACAAATAAACTGTAACATTATTTATTACAGTTGCTTCCAAACCCTCATAGGACTGGTTTTCGGCTTTCATTTTTTTACGCAGTACATCCAAACCGTGAATAGGGTTTTTGATAAATGTCGGCTGAAAGGAACTATCTTTAATTGCTCTTTCCAAATCGCTTAAATTAACCGAAGTGAGAAATGCCGAAGCCTTATCTTCCAGCCTGCTTTCACTCATTAAATACAATTTTTGATTGCTGATATATAAGCTCGAATATTGATTGTTGTAATAAGAAACATTGGAAGGAAGTTTGATAGGATATGCTTTTAGCTTCACTTGTGCTTTTGCAAAACATGAATAGACAATCATTATTCCGAGTATAAGATATTTCATCTGCCTGAATTATTAAAGATATTTGTGTTTCTGACTATAGTAGGAAATATCATCAAAGATAAAATTTTCATATAAGTTCGAACTGTTATAAAAAACTAAATTACAAGTGAATAAAATTTATATGAAATTGAAAATGAATTTAAAAGATTTATTTCTTCCGAAAGTCCTGTATGTACAGGCTTTCAGCCATTTTATAGAAGAAAATTTATTTGTTTTATTCCGGCTTTCTATCTAATTTTATGTTAGATTAAAATCAATCTAACACCCTTTTCCCACCAGCATATTCCGGCTT from Arachidicoccus sp. BS20 encodes the following:
- the dinB gene encoding DNA polymerase IV — its product is MPDKEYRKIIHIDMDAFYASVEQRDFPEYRGKPLIVGGSPEGRGGVVATASYEARKFGVRSAMPSKTAQRLCSEAIFVYPRFDAYKAVSKHIHEIFHRYTDIIEPLSLDEAYLDVTNDKQNIGYAMDIARLIKQAIKEELHLTASAGVSINKFVAKIASDMNKPDGLTFIGPSRIEAFMEKLAVEKFHGVGKVTAAKMKAMGLHTGGDLKKLSEQEMLQHFGKYGKFCYQIVRGIDNREVQPFRETKSVSVEDTYQEDLTTRDAMFRELETLAERLVIRLQRTGLKGRTITVKFKFHDFTIMTRSRSLTTLINNKENIIDAVRLIVYAAPVEDKKVRLLGVGIANFELPLQKKKNNDIDKQLRLF
- the chrA gene encoding chromate efflux transporter; translated protein: MQIDNEEQAVESTAKKLGQIAVSCFKLGTIGFGGIAGMVATIENEMVVRRKWIDHKHFMDVLSTSYIIPGPNAVEIVMHCGKERSGRLGLVVAGICYIFPAMLICLLFGYFYKRYSALPDVQSFIYGIRPATTALVIGTVFRLWDKTLKNNTVLIVLCLMVFAASLYGMNEVLLILGAGLINYLVYTSKNKLNVFTGILYTPVLLEISNKFSDNKLFLIFLKIGAVLYGSGYVLFAYMDEALVRKNHWLTHQQLTDAIAVGQITPGPILSSATFAGYLINGTTGGILATAGIFLPSFFISFFLHRVLSSARKSQKLRLFLDGLSAASVSIIAVVGYHLFRLSMQDWHEAVIMGVCLALMLFWKKLSTVVIILIGSIGGFLLLKM
- a CDS encoding alpha-L-fucosidase, whose protein sequence is MKKTISSIIVIFLLFQNSFAQQKKEIVLLHGAHRVGKRADSLMQRWRDYGLGEFIHFGLYSILGGDWKGEHYTGASEWIRSWDKVDKAEYDSLYKQFNPTNFNAAQWAAMAKQMGARYVTITTKHHDGFCLWQSKYTHFTVANSPYKRDIIGPLVDAYNKQGIDVYLYFSIMDWSNPDWRYDLTNTGDSAAFNRFKIFTKNQLTELLTLYPSIKGLWFDGTWDKSWQKSGAFTDSLEQYLKQLHPGLIIGSRLRADDFGNRHFDANGHLMGDYEQGWERKYPATFADTHGNDWDCIMTIPENGWGYQKQWLGHWKTAYELEEILANCNSLDGNLVINFGPKGDGTFRKKETDEAKEIGDWMKLNHEAIYNVHYANWKKQDWGYYTESKDNSKVYMIVFNVPISHNLKILPAKNIQVKNATFLSDKKRLNIEKSDNGVSQIALPNETFNQPFVIVLDLTKGKTEKEEKNNHI
- a CDS encoding AraC family transcriptional regulator, which translates into the protein MGAKTSFSPIFESIEPTFGTSFLYKRYDEKRLNNYESLWHYHPELELVYVNSGAGKRQIGSHLSHYRNGDLILIGSNLPHCGFTGALKSDQQETVIQWKPEAFGAGFFDIPEMYNVKMLFEKAKGGIIFHGQTKRDIGAKMESIALQDSCSRLLTLLDIFREMAAATDNYTMLNASHFMLEAKVEDHDRINRVFNFVKENFKGQMSLDEMSNHINMTPTAFCKYFKKITNKTFVQFLTEYRLVHAAKLLHESNMGVSDICYECGFNNYSHFTKKFKEMSGKTPLHYRNELKFALKN
- a CDS encoding sigma-54 interaction domain-containing protein, which produces MDLQTVKNRFNIIGNSPALNHALNVAMQVANTDLSVLIVGESGVGKEAFSQIIHSLSARKHNQFIAVNCGAIPEGTIDSELFGHEKGSFTGAVDSRKGYFETVNGGTIFLDEIGEMPLGTQARLLRVLETGEYIRVGSSKVQKTDVRVIAATNRDLYDFTQAGKFREDLYYRLSTVPIRVPALKDRKDDIVLLFRKFVTDFAEKYRKQALQLDEGAKQLLTNYPWPGNVRELKNIAEQISVLSTSTILTANELQQFLPEYNESRLPVLSSQKHTSGDFANEREILYKLFFDMKKDVTELKKMFFELLQNPSLAASMNDFTKEKLLNSFNGQNEEKSIQPYFSNTNLPTVASTNQQPVILSANRGNDIQPHEEVEETLNIMEKEKELIEKALKKHRGKRKDAAYDLGISERTLYRKLKEYDIDG